A region of the Nitrospinota bacterium genome:
TGAAATCGGTGATAATGACACTTTAAGGAATGTCTTTGAAAAGATGGCTGAACAGTATGGAAGTAACTTTAAAGACCAAATTTGGAACAAATTAACTGGAGAAATGGAGCCCTTTCTGGTCATGTTAAACGGAAAGACCTACAGTTCCCTTCATGAGTTTGACACAAAGGTCAAAGATGGGGACGAGATAGCCATTCTTCTCCCTGTTGTTGGAGGATAATTTATGTCAGATAATGGAAAGTTTCAATATGGTGGTTATAAGGGAAAGATTTTAAGGGTCAATCTTTCCAGCGGTAAAATCAGCACCGAACCCTTAAAAGAAGACTGGGCCAGGGATTTCCTAGGGGGTGTGGGTTTAGCTGCTCGATTCTTATATGAAGAGCTGAAACCCAAAACAGACCCACTCAGTCCGGAGAACAAACTCGTCCTGATGACAGGACCTGTCCAGGGAACCATCGTTCCCACAGCATCAAGGTCTGTTTTCTGCACCAAATCCCCGTTAACAAATAATTTCTTTAACAGTATCCACGGCGGGCATATCGGCGCAGAACTCAAATATGCTGGATATGACGGCCTCATTGTCGAGGGAAAGGCTGAAAAGCCTGTTTATATATCGATAAATGATAACAAGGTGGAGATAAGGGATGCCTCAAAGTTGTGGGGCAAATTTACCTTTGAAGCACACGCCGAGATAAGAAAAGAGCTGGGGGATGATGAGGTTCATATTGCAACCATCGGCCCTGCTGGAGAGAACGGTGTCCGTTATGCCCTTATTCTTTGTGATATGAGGGCTTCTGGTAGGGGCGGTACGGGAGCTGTAATGGGTTCCAAAAACCTGAAAGCGATAGCAGTAAGAGGGACTGGTGAGGTCACTGTTCCTGATACAAAAAAAATAGCCGAGTATTCCTTAAAGATGAATGAAATCTTCGTTTCCAATCCCACCACAGGAAAACAACTTGCCTATTACGGAAGTCCGGGAAGCATCCTTCCCTTTAATAAATTAGGGATATTGGGGACAAGGAACTGGCAGACCGAGGTTTTTGAAGGGGCAGAGGGTATCTGTGGCGAGACCATGCGAGAGAGGGTTGTCAAGAAAGATAAGGCATGTATTGCCTGTCCCATCCACTGTACAAAATTCAGCGTAGTAAAGGACGGTCCCTATAAAGCCACGATAGAAGGGCCGGATTATGAGGCCGTATGGGGCATGGGCTCGATGTGCGGAGTGGATAACCTCGATGCTATTGTTAAGGGCGATGAGATCTGTGACGAATATGGAATCGATCTCATGTCCGGCGGATGTACCGTCGCATGGGCGATGGAAGCCTATGAAAAGGGAATTATCACCAAAGAGGATACCGGAGGCATCGACCTTCGCTTCGGAAATGCCGATGCCATGCTTGAGATGCTGGAAAAGATAGGGAAAAGAGAAGAAGGCTTAGGCTGGCTTCTCGGTGAGGGAAGCAAAAGGGCTTCAGAAAAGATCAGAAAGGGTTCGGAAGAATTTTGTATTACGAATAAGGGGCTCGAGATAGCGGGTCATACAGCAAGAGGGCTTCCCGGCCATGCCATGGGATATGCTGTGGGGCATAGGGGCGGAAGCCATCACGATTCCAGACCCACAGGCGAGAGAACGGGGATGGTGCCAAGGGAAACGACTGAAGGAAAAGGACCCTATGTTGCTGGGGTGAATCATTGGCTGATTTTCTGCGATTCTCTGGTCCTCTGTCATTTCGGTGAATCAGTATGGGGACCCATTGCACTCAATGAGAATACGGTTGAAGCACTGAATGTCGTTACCGGAAGACATCTCAATGTTGATGATGCGAACGAGCATGCGGAGAGGATATGGAACCTCATAAGAGGATTTGCTGCCAGAGAAGGATTTACGAGGGATGATGATACCCTTCCAAAAAGATTCACTCATGAACCCATTCCTGAGGGACCTTCAAAGGGAATGGTTGTTACACCTGAAATGCTTGAAAAGATGAAGGACGAATATTTCGAATTTAGGGGCTGGGATAAGAAGACCGGAATCCCAACAAAGGAAAAGCTCTTAGAGCTCGGCTTGGACTTTATTGCCAAGGACCTTTATCCTGGCTAATTCTATTATTTTCTTATTAAAGATTTTATTTATAAATCAAAGGAGGTGCTGTTGTGAAGGAACCTTGGTCTAATTATTTTAAAATGGGAATTGTTCATTTTATGGCCTTTCCGGGCACTCTAAAGGGAGAGGGTCCTGTCTTGGAGACAATCCAGAAGATTGCTGAGGATGATTTCTTTGATGTGATTGAAGTTGGAATCATGAAGGACAGCGAAACAAGAAAAAAGGCTCGAGCCATTATAGAAACAGCTCATATGGAGGTAGGTTTTGGCGGTCAGCCAGGATTATTGACCGGCCAGCATGACCTCAATTCTCTGGATGAGGGTGTAAGGAAAAAAGCGATCGACAGATCAAAACAGTCAGTAGATGAAGCAGTAGAGCTTGGTGCAAAAAGGGTTGCTCTCCTCAGTGGAAAGGACCCCGGTGATAAAGATAGAGATAAAGGATTAGCGCTTCTCATCGATTCCCTCTGCCAGATCTCTGATTATGCCAACAGCAAAGGGCTGGAAGGAATAACCCTAGAGGCCTTTGATAAGACAATTGATAAGAAATGTCTGGTTGGGCCCTCGGATATTGCTGTTAAGCTCTCCAAAGCCATGAGAGATAAGGGTTATGATTTTGGGCTTATGTGGGATCTCAGCCATGTTCCCATTCTTTTTGAAGATATGGAAAAGGCATTAGATACTGTAAAGGACCACCTGATTCATATCCATATTGGAAACGCTCTCCATAGAGATACCAGCGATGTAGCATACGGGGACAAACATCCAAGATTTGGGTATCCAGGTGGTGAGAATGACGTTCCGCAACTCGCTGCATTCCTGAAAGCATTATTCAAGATTGGATATCTGGGAGAGGGAAAGAGACCTGTAGTGACTTTTGAGGTCATGCCCATGGGCGAAGAGACATCAGAACTGGTGATTGCCAATGCTAAAAGGACATTAAAGGCAGCATGGCCGCTGGTTTAAAATTAATTCTTTCAAATTAAATAGTAATAGGGGAAGAACTTTTCTTCCCCTATTTTTTTATAAATATCACTTTCTTGCGTGCGAAAGCAAAGTTACCAAAAAAGAACCCCCGATCGTGAAGATCCGTCGAGTTGAGATGGGTCTCGAACTCGCCAACTAGTCCGGCGTGATCTGTGTGATCTTGGAGCCTTTCAAGCCGAGCCCCCCCATCAACCCCTTCTGGTCGAAGAAGAAGGCATAGATGTCAGACTTGGCTGTCGTGGTCGTGAGCGAGCTGGCCAAGCCCTTGTCCACCACGACTATGCTCGGTCCAACGCCGATCTCCCAACCAGAGCTCTTTTTGATATACTCAAGCGCAGAGTCGGTCATGAAGAACAACGCGTAGCCGAATGCCTGAGCACCAGCCTGCAGTCCGTAAGAGGCCTCAACCGTGTTGTAGTAGCCGACCGTCTTGTCCCCCTTGCGGAGCGCTCCCACGCCGTACTGTCCACCGAAAATAAAGCCAGCCTTGACCACACTCGGAAAGACGAGAATCCCCTTGGCCACCTTGGAGAGTTCCTTTGCCGCGGGAGTGCTGGCGTAGAGCTTCTGTAGGGCAGAGTCGACGTCGCGGTCGATATCAGCGGCTTTGGCCGCGAGTGCCTGCCGTGAACCCAAAGCGGGTACAACTAATGCCATGAGTATTAATGCAATACCTAAAAATCGAACATATTTGTACATGCTTCCCTCCTTTTACAATTATCAATGTTTACATCTACTTATTGAATAAAAATATAATAAAAATAGTTCAATATCAAGTTTTTTAAGAATTAATTGAAGGATAGCTCAATTAAATATATTCGTTTGAGTGGAGTAGAGCTTGGCTATCGGGGGGCATTTTGGGCAGAGTAGAAGGAGTGAGGGATTTTAAAAAGATATCAAAGAAGAAAGCAAAAATTAAACCTGTTTTTTTCTAAATCTACATAATCATCAAATAATGGCATCTTCGCCTTTTTCCTCTGTTCTTATTCTTACAGCATCTTCTATAGGAATTATAAATATCTTACCATCCCCAATCTGACCTGTTTGTGCCTTAGATACAATTACCTCTACAACCTGGTCGACTAATTTATCTGGTATAACAATTTCCAATTTTAACTTGGGGACAAATTCTACGACATATCTTTCATACAATTCGGTATTTCTTTCTACCACTTGACCTTTTTGACGACCAAAGCCTTTTACCTCGCTAACAGTCATTCCCTTTACATCTATTTCATTAAGCTTATCTTTTACATCATCTAATTTGAAGGGTTTGATAATCGCTTCTATCTTTTTCATTTTTCACCTCCTTTTTTTATTTAATTGGATTAATAAAACCCAGACAATGAAGACTATTTTTTTAAGCACACACTAATCCTTCCTTTTAATTGGCAATAATTGTTCCATCTTGAACGATAGAGGGAAATAAATGATTTTGTCTTTTAAAAACAATAAGAAAAAAGGTTAAAGGGATTAAAGAGGGGAATAAAAAGAAAAGAAAAACCTGGCTTTAAAAAAGCCACTCCCAGATGATTGGTAAAATATTGACCTTATTGACTCCAAAAACAAAAAGAGCACGTATTTAGTGTTTAGAAGAAGTTCGCTCTGGCCAGAAGCAACCTATCTTACCTCTGGCCAGAACAGAAGGTTATTCAAAGATTTAATCCCAACTCTTTTTACCCTCTTTGTCGAGCCAGTCTGAGAAACGAAACGTGGTTGGCACATTCCTTACTTTCCAATAACCATTATTGTTGCTGACGTACTCCCTGAAGGCATTCAGAATTTCTTTATAATCTTCTCGATCCTCTTTCTTAAGTTTTTGATCATCTGCTCGGGCATTGAGGAATTGAATGGTCGCATCTTTTAACAGCTTGAGATCGCTATCTGGCCATCTTACGAGTACGATATCGTTCTTTTTATCTGCATCTTTTTTATTAGCATTCAGAATCTCTTGCAATTTTCCGCCCTGCTGCCTGAGATTTTCTCCATAAGAAGATGCAACATGGTCGCGGCCCACACTCATAACGAGCGTTTTTTGCGCTTCAGTGAGCTTGTTCCACACCTTCTTATTAACAATCATATAGGTGACTAAGAACGGCTGGTGCCAACCAGGAAAGTGCCAGTATCTCGCTCCTACAGTTCCCGGGTTGCCCTTTGGGCTAAAAAGAACCGACATATCGTCCAGCGGTGTAGCAAATTCAAATGCTTGAACTTTACCAGCAATAATCTCTTTAATAATTTTCCCACCGGCAACTGCGGTGACAAAGTTAATATTTTTCTTTGGAATTACGCCTTTCGCAACGAGATTATCACAAGACAAATCAAGAACGTCTTGAGCCGGCGGCAAATAGCGAAATGTCCACTTTTCCTGGCATAATCCTTTTAAGCCGATACCAGACATAGACTCAGTATCACCGATAGGCTTCATAAAATAACCAGAGCCTTGATGACTGCTTCCAACGATGGGAATGGCTACTACATTCTTCTTTCGCTTATCAAGTGTGCTCTGAAGTAAATCTAAGCCAATTTGACGCCCATTATCTACGCTTTTGCCATAAACAAAGCCTAGAAATTCATCGAAGTTAGGTCCAAAAGGGACGCCTGAGTTGTAAATAAAACCCCATGCTTTATTCAGAGTCGATCCAGATATATAAGCTGCATCAAATCCGCCCCCCGAGGCGCCTGCACCTACAGCTGCAACAATGTTTTTCTTGAATTGCTTGGGGACGGCTGGCCTGGGTGAGATCTTGGTGAATTTAACCGTTCCTTTTTTACCGAGCGTTGTTTTGGTTATGCTTTCCAACTTTGCCCCGTAGTCATCTGCCGGTGGCCCAATTGCTGCTGCACCGCTAAAGCTGCGGAACTTAATTTCAATTGCTGAGACTGGCTGCGCTGCAATAACAAAGACAATCCCAAATATAGCAATGACTGCAATGGCGCCTTTCAATATTAAGATATGCTTCATGTAACCAAACATTTTTCCCTCCTTTCTAAATGGTTTAAGGGTTAAGTCTCTGGTTTAAAAAAACCAGAAAAAATTAGCGTGGAATTACCCACCCCCTTTCTGCATTTCTGCTAACTTCCTTAGAGGACGTTGAGGAAGAAGCAGAAATTGTTTATGATTTGTTGTTTTGATACGCTCTGTCCAAAGATTGTTTCTTTGACTTTCGACCAGGATTTCTTTAGGAAATATTTTGGTAAGAAAAGTATGATCTTGCATTTTTCCCCCCTCCCAAAGGGTAATAGTTAATCAAAGATGCAGAACCGGGAAGATAGACTGTTAAGATTAGACCTGAAGAGGATTATTGTCAAGGAAGAATAGCAAAAATCTAAAAATTACTATTAAGTATTCTTATTAATAATCCGAGTCTTCCAAAACACTTATTTCCATATTTATCTTTGTGGGGATTTTAGACTATATCTCTTCTTTCAAAAACTTTTAGTGCAGAGAGGACATTGGAAAATATATGTTTTGGGATGCATTATAACACAACTACTTAATATTTTATTTTTTCTTGGCCTTCTTAAATTCTTGTGGGCCAAATTGGGGATCATAAATTCCAAAAGCATATACACAATTCTTTTTCAATTCAAAGAATAGCTTATATTTCGAAAAAGAATAGATTCTTTCTAATTTGTTTTCAGAAATAGAAATATGAGAAGGTTTGCCAAATTTTTTAGTAATTTTCTCTAAATTATCACCTATTTTAATTCCCTGCAGACTTCTTGGAGTCGTTATCCACCAAAAAGACCAGGAAGAGTCAGAGTCGCAAAAATAATAACCATAATTCATATATGATACGGAAACAACTTTGCCATCTTTAAAATCTATTCTATAAAGGTAA
Encoded here:
- a CDS encoding MoaD/ThiS family protein, with the protein product MAKVKVQSFAEIKDALGKEEIEVEIGDNDTLRNVFEKMAEQYGSNFKDQIWNKLTGEMEPFLVMLNGKTYSSLHEFDTKVKDGDEIAILLPVVGG
- a CDS encoding aldehyde ferredoxin oxidoreductase family protein, translated to MSDNGKFQYGGYKGKILRVNLSSGKISTEPLKEDWARDFLGGVGLAARFLYEELKPKTDPLSPENKLVLMTGPVQGTIVPTASRSVFCTKSPLTNNFFNSIHGGHIGAELKYAGYDGLIVEGKAEKPVYISINDNKVEIRDASKLWGKFTFEAHAEIRKELGDDEVHIATIGPAGENGVRYALILCDMRASGRGGTGAVMGSKNLKAIAVRGTGEVTVPDTKKIAEYSLKMNEIFVSNPTTGKQLAYYGSPGSILPFNKLGILGTRNWQTEVFEGAEGICGETMRERVVKKDKACIACPIHCTKFSVVKDGPYKATIEGPDYEAVWGMGSMCGVDNLDAIVKGDEICDEYGIDLMSGGCTVAWAMEAYEKGIITKEDTGGIDLRFGNADAMLEMLEKIGKREEGLGWLLGEGSKRASEKIRKGSEEFCITNKGLEIAGHTARGLPGHAMGYAVGHRGGSHHDSRPTGERTGMVPRETTEGKGPYVAGVNHWLIFCDSLVLCHFGESVWGPIALNENTVEALNVVTGRHLNVDDANEHAERIWNLIRGFAAREGFTRDDDTLPKRFTHEPIPEGPSKGMVVTPEMLEKMKDEYFEFRGWDKKTGIPTKEKLLELGLDFIAKDLYPG
- a CDS encoding TIM barrel protein, whose amino-acid sequence is MKEPWSNYFKMGIVHFMAFPGTLKGEGPVLETIQKIAEDDFFDVIEVGIMKDSETRKKARAIIETAHMEVGFGGQPGLLTGQHDLNSLDEGVRKKAIDRSKQSVDEAVELGAKRVALLSGKDPGDKDRDKGLALLIDSLCQISDYANSKGLEGITLEAFDKTIDKKCLVGPSDIAVKLSKAMRDKGYDFGLMWDLSHVPILFEDMEKALDTVKDHLIHIHIGNALHRDTSDVAYGDKHPRFGYPGGENDVPQLAAFLKALFKIGYLGEGKRPVVTFEVMPMGEETSELVIANAKRTLKAAWPLV
- a CDS encoding YSC84-related protein, which codes for MYKYVRFLGIALILMALVVPALGSRQALAAKAADIDRDVDSALQKLYASTPAAKELSKVAKGILVFPSVVKAGFIFGGQYGVGALRKGDKTVGYYNTVEASYGLQAGAQAFGYALFFMTDSALEYIKKSSGWEIGVGPSIVVVDKGLASSLTTTTAKSDIYAFFFDQKGLMGGLGLKGSKITQITPD
- a CDS encoding P-II family nitrogen regulator — encoded protein: MKKIEAIIKPFKLDDVKDKLNEIDVKGMTVSEVKGFGRQKGQVVERNTELYERYVVEFVPKLKLEIVIPDKLVDQVVEVIVSKAQTGQIGDGKIFIIPIEDAVRIRTEEKGEDAII